One Megachile rotundata isolate GNS110a chromosome 5, iyMegRotu1, whole genome shotgun sequence genomic region harbors:
- the rho-4 gene encoding rhomboid-4 isoform X1, producing MFYPQRVMRQISEISYVGGFKLVRMTTTQDGESGITIPLQYNNSHWKSIFEKYDLDGDGKISYQELRAMIRSSAYSNDIPTRVVHLIMRKADLDDSGYLDYPEFIAMIHRKDMQGVFGHLVQRYVQSMVPQRPSSLQLTRSSDYPDGQYEEEYTCKPPALAMIIISMLEIILFLYDVIVYKTPSVEGPAATLFIYNPHKRYQAWRYLTYMFVHVGVFHLVVNLLVQIMLGIPLEMVHKWWRVLIIYIAGVVAGSLGTSVSDPVVYLAGASGGVYALITAHVATILMNWSQMEFAVLQLLVFLVVTSVDIGQAIYNRYVLETNDQVGYVAHFAGAIAGLLVGINVLRNLEVKTWEKVVWWASIITYTVLMTAAILWNILYTSYYQ from the exons ATGTTTTATCCACAAAGAGTGATGAGACAAATCTCCGAAATCTCTTATGTAGG agGTTTCAAACTAGTAAGGATGACGACTACTCAGGATGGAGAATCTGGTATAACAATAccattacaatataataattct CATTGGAAgtctatatttgaaaaatatgatcTGGACGGAGATGGAAAAATTTCATATCAAGAATTGAGAGCTATGATACGAAGTTCTGCTTATTCTAATGATATCCCGACCAGAGTTGTTCATCTAATCATGCGTAAGGCAGATTTGGATGACTCAGGATACTTAGACTATCCAGAATTTATAGCCATG ATTCACAGGAAAGACATGCAAGGTGTTTTTGGTCATCTTGTACAACGATATGTGCAATCGATGGTACCACAGAGACCTAGTTCTCTACAGTTGACACGTTCCAGTGATTATCCTGATGGACAATACGAAGAAGAATATACCTGTAAACCTCCAGCACTAGCCATGATAATTATATCGAtgctagaaattattttatttttgtatgatgtgattgtatacaAAACGCCTTCTGTGGAGGGACCAGCagctacattatttatttataatccaCATAAGAGGTATCAAGCATGGAGGTATCTGACGTACATGTTTGTACATGTAgg AGTATTTCATCTAGTAGTAAACTTACTTGTACAAATAATGTTGGGTATTCCATTAGAAATGGTGCATAAATGGTGGAGAGTATTAATCATATACATAGCTGGAGTAGTTGCAGGATCTCTTGGTACATCGGTGTCTGATCCAGTAGTGTATTTGGCAGGTGCATCAGGTGGTGTATATGCATTAATTACTGCTCATGTTGCAACTATTTTAATGAACTGGTCGCAAATGGAGTTTGCTGTTTTGCAATTATTAGTATTCCTTGTTGTGACGTCTGTAGACATTGGTCAAGCAATATATAATCGCTATGTATTAGAAACCAATGACCAAGTTGGATATGTCGCTCATTTTGCTGGTGCTATCGCAGGCCTACTTGTAGGCATAAATGTACTTCGCAATCTTGAAGTGAAAACATGGGAAAAGGTTGTATGGTGGGCCAGTATTATTACTTACACGGTACTTATGACAGCTGCTATTTTGTGGAATATTTtatacacttcttattatcagtaG
- the Mks1 gene encoding Meckel syndrome, type 1 isoform X2 yields the protein MSNKIQKKKIAANYKVKEPINNFKLRVKIVQQRPLLADLLENEGDTRDSNFLEEEDRIFSWQEKVFSPFEATFYNDESNCLTEQQKIYYQQIKENDIQGSQLYTYTQHDSYYLENELLTKPYKTELSIRNQNALPALQNRKPFHERYNKIVVDDTPNETRIRTNHYLYMERTTMYVMVDLSQRDKTLTSSDEDMETVLCVIMYDGLHKILSVDPDFTNEYFYTITNSNGVKFNYWIEHASEKQSSLELQQQQNELRREIKNRLMHKEAEISHGIQLTSSNVHKFFIKLDIISAHNFFFNGLSVSYHINLPQYWSIDQKDKLFGRTQMCNLKNNSAYFSYATEMMLESQLTDIFETKDTVPCWPKLLLSVTSFDSWSRYRTEGYASLSLPVLPGLYEFNISTWRPTGSIINTLRRFFTGGTLKLEDITYCSIPQGHEDYTDFDIFIYLLTE from the exons AtgtcaaataaaatacaaaagaaaaaaatagctGCCAACTACAAAGTGAAAGAACcaatcaataattttaaattaag AGTCAAAATCGTACAGCAAAGGCCTTTGCTTGCAGACCTCCTCGAAAACGAAGGGGATACCAGAGACTCGAATTTTCTTGAAGAAGAGGATCGTATTTTTAGCTGGCAAGAAAAAGTCTTTAGTCCGTTTGAAGCTACTTTTTACAATGACGAGAGCAATTGTTTGACCgaacaacaaaaaatatattatcaacAAATTAAAGAGAATGATATCCAAGGTTCTCAATTGTACACCTACACGCAACATGATTCTTATTATTTGGAGAACGAATTGTTGACCAAACCGTACAAGACAGAATTATCGATCAGAAATCAAAATGCATTGCCGGCCTTGCAAAATCGTAAACCTTTCCACGAAAGGTACAATAAAATAGTCGTGGATGATACACCTAACGAAACAAGGATTCGAACAAACCATTACCTTTATATGGAACGTACTACGATGTATGTCATGGTTGATTTATCTCAACGAGATAAAACCTTAACAAGTTCTGACGAAGATATGGAAACGGTACTATGTGTCATAATGTATGATGGGTTGCATAAAATTTTGTCAGTTGATCCTGATTTCACGAACGAGTATTTTTACACCATCACAAATTCCAATggtgttaaatttaattattggatCGAGCATGCTTCCGAGAAACAGTCGTCGTTAGAATTGCAACAACAACAAAATGAATTACGACGG gaaattaaaaatcgaTTAATGCATAAAGAAGCAGAAATATCTCATGGCATACAGTTGACATCATCCAATGtgcataaattttttataaaattagacATCATCTCAGCTCATAATTTTTTCTTCAATGGACTTTCTGTTTCTTACCATATAAATTTGCCACAATATTGGAGTATAGATCAAAAAGATAAATTATTCGGAAGGACTCAGatgtgtaatttaaaaaataattctgcATATTTTAGTTATGCTACAGAGATGATGTTAGAATCTCAGTTAACAGATATATTTGAAACAAAAGATACTGTACCATGTTGGCCTAAATTATTGTTATCAGTTACATCATTCGATAGTTGGTCCAG GTACCGCACAGAGGGCTATGCAAGTTTATCTTTGCCTGTATTACCTGGtttatatgaatttaatatttcaacgtGGCGACCAACAGGAAGCATTATTAATACTCTTAGAAGATTTTTTACAGGTGGAACTTTGAAGTTGGAAGATATAACATACTGTAGCATTCCTCAAGGACATGAag atTATACAGATTTTGACATCTTCATATATTTGTTAACAGAGTAA
- the EMC7 gene encoding ER membrane protein complex subunit 7, whose amino-acid sequence MIMYKSVIFLFFLIVNTSNKYVIAENDEDTSTELYVIEGKVFPWENGASNGWQLMTHVMANGGEHYGFLREDGTFIISNVPSGSYIIEVVNPNCVYEPVRVEINSKGKFRARKVNLIQTSQVIQVPYPLKMRPLTPFRYFQVREQWRVTDFLFNPMVLMMILPFLLIMIIPKIMNDPETRKEMEQLNNFTNYNIPEMSEVITAYFSGGEKQKSKAVKAAKKRQ is encoded by the exons ATGATTATGTACAAAAgtgttatttttctattttttcttaTTGTCAATACATCAAATAAGTATGTAATTGCCGAGAACGATGAAGACACATCAACAGAACTATATGTTATCGAGGGAAAAGTATTTCCATGGGAAAATGGAGCTTCAAACGGATGGCAACTTATGACACACGTCATGGCTAACGGCGGAGAACATTATGGTTTTTTGAG ggaGGATGGAACATTTATCATTTCAAATGTACCCTCAGGATCTTACATAATTGAAGTTGTAAATCCAAATTGTGTTTATGAACCTGTAAGAGTAGAAATTAACTCAAAAGGAAAATTCAGAGCCCGTAAAGTTAATTTAATTCAAACGTCGCAAGTGATACAAGTTCCATACCCATTAAAAATGAGACCACTAACACCATTTCGCTATTTTCAAGTCAGAGAACAGTGGAGAGTAACAGACTTCTTATTTAATCCAATG GTATTGATGATGATACTACCATTCTTATTAATTATGATTATACCAAAAATTATGAATGATCCTGAAACTAGAAAG GAAATGgagcaattaaataattttaccaaTTATAATATACCAGAAATGTCAGAAGTAATAACTGCATATTTTTCTGGAGGAGAGAAGCAAAAATCAAAAGCAGTAAAAGCTGCAAAAAAGAGACAATGA
- the rho-4 gene encoding rhomboid-4 isoform X2: MRGFKLVRMTTTQDGESGITIPLQYNNSHWKSIFEKYDLDGDGKISYQELRAMIRSSAYSNDIPTRVVHLIMRKADLDDSGYLDYPEFIAMIHRKDMQGVFGHLVQRYVQSMVPQRPSSLQLTRSSDYPDGQYEEEYTCKPPALAMIIISMLEIILFLYDVIVYKTPSVEGPAATLFIYNPHKRYQAWRYLTYMFVHVGVFHLVVNLLVQIMLGIPLEMVHKWWRVLIIYIAGVVAGSLGTSVSDPVVYLAGASGGVYALITAHVATILMNWSQMEFAVLQLLVFLVVTSVDIGQAIYNRYVLETNDQVGYVAHFAGAIAGLLVGINVLRNLEVKTWEKVVWWASIITYTVLMTAAILWNILYTSYYQ; encoded by the exons ATGAG agGTTTCAAACTAGTAAGGATGACGACTACTCAGGATGGAGAATCTGGTATAACAATAccattacaatataataattct CATTGGAAgtctatatttgaaaaatatgatcTGGACGGAGATGGAAAAATTTCATATCAAGAATTGAGAGCTATGATACGAAGTTCTGCTTATTCTAATGATATCCCGACCAGAGTTGTTCATCTAATCATGCGTAAGGCAGATTTGGATGACTCAGGATACTTAGACTATCCAGAATTTATAGCCATG ATTCACAGGAAAGACATGCAAGGTGTTTTTGGTCATCTTGTACAACGATATGTGCAATCGATGGTACCACAGAGACCTAGTTCTCTACAGTTGACACGTTCCAGTGATTATCCTGATGGACAATACGAAGAAGAATATACCTGTAAACCTCCAGCACTAGCCATGATAATTATATCGAtgctagaaattattttatttttgtatgatgtgattgtatacaAAACGCCTTCTGTGGAGGGACCAGCagctacattatttatttataatccaCATAAGAGGTATCAAGCATGGAGGTATCTGACGTACATGTTTGTACATGTAgg AGTATTTCATCTAGTAGTAAACTTACTTGTACAAATAATGTTGGGTATTCCATTAGAAATGGTGCATAAATGGTGGAGAGTATTAATCATATACATAGCTGGAGTAGTTGCAGGATCTCTTGGTACATCGGTGTCTGATCCAGTAGTGTATTTGGCAGGTGCATCAGGTGGTGTATATGCATTAATTACTGCTCATGTTGCAACTATTTTAATGAACTGGTCGCAAATGGAGTTTGCTGTTTTGCAATTATTAGTATTCCTTGTTGTGACGTCTGTAGACATTGGTCAAGCAATATATAATCGCTATGTATTAGAAACCAATGACCAAGTTGGATATGTCGCTCATTTTGCTGGTGCTATCGCAGGCCTACTTGTAGGCATAAATGTACTTCGCAATCTTGAAGTGAAAACATGGGAAAAGGTTGTATGGTGGGCCAGTATTATTACTTACACGGTACTTATGACAGCTGCTATTTTGTGGAATATTTtatacacttcttattatcagtaG
- the LOC105663198 gene encoding uncharacterized protein LOC105663198 isoform X2 yields MIKSQTMLFTIAISIYILNSLWITCQAVPLIDLRNTMEQNVLDAMITSACSSNGECWEWLPIQELHENIPTVPENLPILKTLVRRQTLNTDPNTIIDSWNDGAATLEKNSQSYIIAKRNGNKFSKKDALMPRGWSAGGMPFSVLYMNPYGPHGNHAKQQHEIGKTVETSTPSLAQSNSRIAIRNGNPSLPRRQYSIIPQLFISYGWGSFGK; encoded by the exons ATGATCAAAAGCCAAACAATGCTGTTCACAATTGCAATTTCTATCTACATACTAAATTCACTATGGATAACTTGTCAAGCAGTGCCCTTGATAGATCTAAGAAATACAATGGAACAAAACGTCCTGGATGCTATGATCACATCAGCATGTTCTTCGAATGGAGAGTGCTGGGAATGGCTACCAATACAAGAACTTCATGAAAATATTCCTACAGTACCAGAAAATCTACCTATATTAaa AACACTTGTCCGACGACAAACTCTAAATACAGAtccaaatacaataatagacTCATGGAATGATGGTGCTGCAACATTAGAGAAAAACAGTCAATCATATATAATTGCTAAACGAAATGGAAATAAATTTTCGAAGAAAGATGCACTTATGCCTCGCGGCTGGAGTGCTGGTGGTATGCCCTTTTCTGTTCTTTACATGAATCCATACGGCCCTCATGGGAATCATGCCA AGCAACAACATGAAATAGGGAAAACAGTTGAAACTTCAACACCATCATTGGCACAGTCTAATTCCCGCATTGCAATTCGTAATGGAAATCCTTCACTACCAAGAAGACAGTATTCGATAATACCGCAGCTTTTTATATCTTATGGATGGGGTTCATTCGGTAAATAA
- the rho-4 gene encoding rhomboid-4 isoform X3, with product MTTTQDGESGITIPLQYNNSHWKSIFEKYDLDGDGKISYQELRAMIRSSAYSNDIPTRVVHLIMRKADLDDSGYLDYPEFIAMIHRKDMQGVFGHLVQRYVQSMVPQRPSSLQLTRSSDYPDGQYEEEYTCKPPALAMIIISMLEIILFLYDVIVYKTPSVEGPAATLFIYNPHKRYQAWRYLTYMFVHVGVFHLVVNLLVQIMLGIPLEMVHKWWRVLIIYIAGVVAGSLGTSVSDPVVYLAGASGGVYALITAHVATILMNWSQMEFAVLQLLVFLVVTSVDIGQAIYNRYVLETNDQVGYVAHFAGAIAGLLVGINVLRNLEVKTWEKVVWWASIITYTVLMTAAILWNILYTSYYQ from the exons ATGACGACTACTCAGGATGGAGAATCTGGTATAACAATAccattacaatataataattct CATTGGAAgtctatatttgaaaaatatgatcTGGACGGAGATGGAAAAATTTCATATCAAGAATTGAGAGCTATGATACGAAGTTCTGCTTATTCTAATGATATCCCGACCAGAGTTGTTCATCTAATCATGCGTAAGGCAGATTTGGATGACTCAGGATACTTAGACTATCCAGAATTTATAGCCATG ATTCACAGGAAAGACATGCAAGGTGTTTTTGGTCATCTTGTACAACGATATGTGCAATCGATGGTACCACAGAGACCTAGTTCTCTACAGTTGACACGTTCCAGTGATTATCCTGATGGACAATACGAAGAAGAATATACCTGTAAACCTCCAGCACTAGCCATGATAATTATATCGAtgctagaaattattttatttttgtatgatgtgattgtatacaAAACGCCTTCTGTGGAGGGACCAGCagctacattatttatttataatccaCATAAGAGGTATCAAGCATGGAGGTATCTGACGTACATGTTTGTACATGTAgg AGTATTTCATCTAGTAGTAAACTTACTTGTACAAATAATGTTGGGTATTCCATTAGAAATGGTGCATAAATGGTGGAGAGTATTAATCATATACATAGCTGGAGTAGTTGCAGGATCTCTTGGTACATCGGTGTCTGATCCAGTAGTGTATTTGGCAGGTGCATCAGGTGGTGTATATGCATTAATTACTGCTCATGTTGCAACTATTTTAATGAACTGGTCGCAAATGGAGTTTGCTGTTTTGCAATTATTAGTATTCCTTGTTGTGACGTCTGTAGACATTGGTCAAGCAATATATAATCGCTATGTATTAGAAACCAATGACCAAGTTGGATATGTCGCTCATTTTGCTGGTGCTATCGCAGGCCTACTTGTAGGCATAAATGTACTTCGCAATCTTGAAGTGAAAACATGGGAAAAGGTTGTATGGTGGGCCAGTATTATTACTTACACGGTACTTATGACAGCTGCTATTTTGTGGAATATTTtatacacttcttattatcagtaG
- the Mks1 gene encoding Meckel syndrome, type 1 isoform X1, translating into MSNKIQKKKIAANYKVKEPINNFKLRVKIVQQRPLLADLLENEGDTRDSNFLEEEDRIFSWQEKVFSPFEATFYNDESNCLTEQQKIYYQQIKENDIQGSQLYTYTQHDSYYLENELLTKPYKTELSIRNQNALPALQNRKPFHERYNKIVVDDTPNETRIRTNHYLYMERTTMYVMVDLSQRDKTLTSSDEDMETVLCVIMYDGLHKILSVDPDFTNEYFYTITNSNGVKFNYWIEHASEKQSSLELQQQQNELRREIKNRLMHKEAEISHGIQLTSSNVHKFFIKLDIISAHNFFFNGLSVSYHINLPQYWSIDQKDKLFGRTQMCNLKNNSAYFSYATEMMLESQLTDIFETKDTVPCWPKLLLSVTSFDSWSRYRTEGYASLSLPVLPGLYEFNISTWRPTGSIINTLRRFFTGGTLKLEDITYCSIPQGHEGKMLNKSQLTVTPSGYIKLNMNIVHQASPTKDNDQLEYFQRLSTDKFMTNIESIFEQFKAAREHMLRIKNLNM; encoded by the exons AtgtcaaataaaatacaaaagaaaaaaatagctGCCAACTACAAAGTGAAAGAACcaatcaataattttaaattaag AGTCAAAATCGTACAGCAAAGGCCTTTGCTTGCAGACCTCCTCGAAAACGAAGGGGATACCAGAGACTCGAATTTTCTTGAAGAAGAGGATCGTATTTTTAGCTGGCAAGAAAAAGTCTTTAGTCCGTTTGAAGCTACTTTTTACAATGACGAGAGCAATTGTTTGACCgaacaacaaaaaatatattatcaacAAATTAAAGAGAATGATATCCAAGGTTCTCAATTGTACACCTACACGCAACATGATTCTTATTATTTGGAGAACGAATTGTTGACCAAACCGTACAAGACAGAATTATCGATCAGAAATCAAAATGCATTGCCGGCCTTGCAAAATCGTAAACCTTTCCACGAAAGGTACAATAAAATAGTCGTGGATGATACACCTAACGAAACAAGGATTCGAACAAACCATTACCTTTATATGGAACGTACTACGATGTATGTCATGGTTGATTTATCTCAACGAGATAAAACCTTAACAAGTTCTGACGAAGATATGGAAACGGTACTATGTGTCATAATGTATGATGGGTTGCATAAAATTTTGTCAGTTGATCCTGATTTCACGAACGAGTATTTTTACACCATCACAAATTCCAATggtgttaaatttaattattggatCGAGCATGCTTCCGAGAAACAGTCGTCGTTAGAATTGCAACAACAACAAAATGAATTACGACGG gaaattaaaaatcgaTTAATGCATAAAGAAGCAGAAATATCTCATGGCATACAGTTGACATCATCCAATGtgcataaattttttataaaattagacATCATCTCAGCTCATAATTTTTTCTTCAATGGACTTTCTGTTTCTTACCATATAAATTTGCCACAATATTGGAGTATAGATCAAAAAGATAAATTATTCGGAAGGACTCAGatgtgtaatttaaaaaataattctgcATATTTTAGTTATGCTACAGAGATGATGTTAGAATCTCAGTTAACAGATATATTTGAAACAAAAGATACTGTACCATGTTGGCCTAAATTATTGTTATCAGTTACATCATTCGATAGTTGGTCCAG GTACCGCACAGAGGGCTATGCAAGTTTATCTTTGCCTGTATTACCTGGtttatatgaatttaatatttcaacgtGGCGACCAACAGGAAGCATTATTAATACTCTTAGAAGATTTTTTACAGGTGGAACTTTGAAGTTGGAAGATATAACATACTGTAGCATTCCTCAAGGACATGAaggtaaaatgttaaataagtcACAATTAACTGTTACACCAAGtggttatataaaattaaatatgaatattgttCATCAAGCTAGTCCTACTAAAGATAATGACCAGTTAGAGTATTTTCAACGATTGAGTACAGATAAATTTATGACCAATATAGAAAGTATTTTTGAACAGTTTAAAGCAGCTAGAGAACATATGttacgaattaaaaatttaaatatgtaa
- the LOC105663198 gene encoding uncharacterized protein LOC105663198 isoform X1 — MIKSQTMLFTIAISIYILNSLWITCQAVPLIDLRNTMEQNVLDAMITSACSSNGECWEWLPIQELHENIPTVPENLPILKTLVRRQTLNTDPNTIIDSWNDGAATLEKNSQSYIIAKRNGNKFSKKDALMPRGWSAGGMPFSVLYMNPYGPHGNHANTEQQHEIGKTVETSTPSLAQSNSRIAIRNGNPSLPRRQYSIIPQLFISYGWGSFGK, encoded by the exons ATGATCAAAAGCCAAACAATGCTGTTCACAATTGCAATTTCTATCTACATACTAAATTCACTATGGATAACTTGTCAAGCAGTGCCCTTGATAGATCTAAGAAATACAATGGAACAAAACGTCCTGGATGCTATGATCACATCAGCATGTTCTTCGAATGGAGAGTGCTGGGAATGGCTACCAATACAAGAACTTCATGAAAATATTCCTACAGTACCAGAAAATCTACCTATATTAaa AACACTTGTCCGACGACAAACTCTAAATACAGAtccaaatacaataatagacTCATGGAATGATGGTGCTGCAACATTAGAGAAAAACAGTCAATCATATATAATTGCTAAACGAAATGGAAATAAATTTTCGAAGAAAGATGCACTTATGCCTCGCGGCTGGAGTGCTGGTGGTATGCCCTTTTCTGTTCTTTACATGAATCCATACGGCCCTCATGGGAATCATGCCA ATACAGAGCAACAACATGAAATAGGGAAAACAGTTGAAACTTCAACACCATCATTGGCACAGTCTAATTCCCGCATTGCAATTCGTAATGGAAATCCTTCACTACCAAGAAGACAGTATTCGATAATACCGCAGCTTTTTATATCTTATGGATGGGGTTCATTCGGTAAATAA